CAGGTCGAACGACGTCCCAATGCCCCCGTCGTCGGTGCCCCCGGCCGGGGCGATGACCACCGACGGCGCCATCTGCCGGGCCAGCTCCGCGCTGCCCCGGGCCAGATCGGCGCTGTGGGACACCAGGATCAGCCCCACCGACACGGCCTAGACCGCCGTTCCGGTGGCATGCGATGCGGCACTGGCCGCCAGCGACTCCAGGATGTACGCGGTGCTCTGCGCGCCCGGATCGACGTGGCCGATTGATCGTTCGCCGAGATACGAGGCCCGACCCTTCCGGGCCTGGAGCGGCGCGGTGGCCGCAGCGCCCGCCGCCGCCGCCTCGGCCGCCGCGGCCAGCACGCCGGCGACGTCGGCGCCGGCCTCCGCCGCCTTGGTGGCCGCGTCGGCCGCCGGGCTGAGCGCGTCGACCATCGTCTTGTCGCCCAGTTCGGCCTTGCCGCGGGCCACCACGCCGTCGCGGGCGGCGACCAGTCCGGCCGCGACCAGGGCGCCGTCCAGTTCCGCGGCGCCGCCGAGCACGGTGCTGCCGCGCAGGAACGCCGTGCCGAACAACGGGCCGGACGCGCCGCCGACGGTGGAGATCAGTGTGGTCGCGACGAGCGCCATCACCTTGGCCGGGGTCTCCGGTTCGGTCGACCGCAGCTTGGTCAGGACGGCGGAGAACCCGCGGGCCAGATTCTCACCGTGGTCACCGTCGCCGATCTCCTGATCGAGTTGGGTCAGCTCCGTGCGGCGCTGCGCGATGACCGCGCCCAGTGCCCGGATTGCCGCGACCAACGACTCGGCGTCGTAGCCCATATGAGTTCACAGTCCTCTTCGAAGGGCGACGGTGTGCACCGGCGCGTCCCAGAGCTCGACGAACTCGTCGTCGAGCTTGAGCAGGGTGATGGACATTCCTTGCATTTCCAGCGCCGTGATGTAGTTGCCGACCAACGACCGCTCCACCTCGATGCCCTTGCCGTGCAGATACTTTCGTGCCGAATTGTAGGCGAGGTACAGCTCCACCTCGGGCGTGCCGCCCATCCCGTTGACGAACAGCAGGGTGCGGTCGCCGGAGGCGAACGGCAGATCCTCGACGATGGTGGACAGCAGGATCTCCACGATCTCGTCGGCCGGGGCCAGCTTGCGGGTTTCCCGTCCGGGCTCGCCGTGGATCCCGATCCCGATCTCCATCTCGTCCTCGGCCAGATTGAACGACGGTTCCCCGGAATGTGGGACGGTGCACGCCCGCAGGGCCATGCCCATGGACCGGACCTGCGAGTTCACCCGCTGGGCGATGGCCGTCACCGCGTCGAGGTCGTCGCCCCGGGCCGCGGCCGCACCGGCGATCTTCTCCAGCAGGACGGTGCCGCCAACGCCGCGCCGGCCGGCAGTCCAGGTCGAGTCCTGCACGGCGACGTCGTCGTCGACCACGACGGCCGAGACCCGCAGGCCCTCGGCCTCGGCCAGTTCGGCGGCCATCTCGAAGTTGAGGACGTCCCCCGTGTAGTTCTTGACGATGTGCAGCACGCCCGCGCCGCCGTCGACCGCCTTGGTGGCATCCAGGATCTGGTCGGGCGTCGGCGAGGTGAACACCGCCCCGGGTACGGCCGCGTCGAGCATGCCCTCACCGACGTAGCCGACGTGCAGCGGTTCGTGGCCACTGCCACCGCCGGAGACCAGGGCCACCTTGCCGGCGATCGGGGCGCCGGCCCGGGTGACGTAGGTGGGGTTGCGGTGCAGGGTCAGCAGGTCGGCGTGGGCCGCCGCGACGCCGTCGAGGGCCTCGTCCACCACAGTGGCCGGGTCGTTGATGATCTTCTTCATCGCGCACTCCTTTGTGCTCCGTGATGGGGCTGGCTCGGACTGGACCGTGATGACGCCGCCCGTTCGCCCTCCGGCGACCGGTGAAGACCGCCGGTGATCAACTTCCGGACGGCGCGGACCGAAGGCGCACGGACAGGCACGTCACGCACCCCTCCATCTTCTCGAACTCGCTGATGTCGACGACGACCGGGGTGTACCCGAGATCGGCGATGAGATCCGCGGATCGCGGCGCGGACGCCGCCATCAGCAGACGCCCCTGTCCGAGATCGACGACGTGGGCGCCGCCCTCCTCGGGCATGGGCCGGAAATGCGGGTAGAACGACGGGTCGTCGACCACCGGCGGATAGCCGATGACGGTGCCGTCGGGCAACGCGGTGACGGCCGACTTCAAATGCAGGGCCTTGGTCAGCGGGACGGCGATGACGTTGCCGCCCAACGGTTCCAGGATGGCACGGAACTCGGCGATCCCGGCCGCGTCGGTCCGTCCCCCGCGGCCGACGTAGACCGTCGACCCGATCTTGAGGACGTCGCCGCCGTCCAGCGACCCGGCCGTCATGGTGCGCACCGGATATCCGAGGTCGCGGAGCGCGGCGGCCGTTCCGGCCGTCTCCGGCTTGCGCTCGTCGGCGCCGGGATTGGTGATCACGGCCGTCCCGCCGAACATCACGGCGGCATCCTCGACGAACACCGAGTCCGGGCAGTCGAAGGCCGGGTCCACCTCGATGGTGTGCCAGCCGTTACCGGTGAGGGCGTCGACGTACCCCTGCCACTGCGCACCGGCCAGGTCGATGTCGATCGGGCTGCGGTCGATGTGCGTGACCAGGCCCTGGGCCAACCGCGGCGACGGACGGCGGATCAGGGCCCGCCGGGACATGTCCGGAGCGGCGTCGAACGGCATCTGTGAACTCCCGAGGATGACCCCGCGGGCGACCGCGGCGAGGAGTCTCTCCCCTCACCTGCAGACCCTAGTGGTGTCCGTGACACCGTATGGGCATGCGTTACATCGTGATCGGAGCCGGCGCGGTCGGCGGAGCCATCGGCGCGGCCCTGTTCGGCGCCGGGCGTGACGTGGTGCTGGTGGCCCGGGGCGAGCACCGGGCGGCCCTGGCGGCGGGCGGACTCACATTCGTCACGCCGCGCGGCACATCGGTCCTGCCGATCCCGGTCGTCGGCGGCCCGGACGAACTGCGGCTGACCGAGGCCGACGTGCTGATCCTGGCCGTGAAGGTCCAGGACAGCGTGGCTGCGCTGGATCTTTGGAGTGACCAGCCGGTGGGCGTTCGCACCGCCGGCGCGGCACTGCCGTTGTTCTGCGCCCAGAACGGCGTCGAGGGCGAACGGCTGGCGCTGCGCCGGTTCGCCCGCGTCTACGGCGTCTGCGTGATGCTGCCGGCCACTCACCTGGCTCCCGGCCGGATCTCCGCGATCGGCGATCCGCTGACCGGTGTACTCACCGTCGGTCGGTATCCGGCCGGCACCGACGAACTGGTCGACCGGCTGTGCGCCGACCTGGAGACCGGCGGTATCGGCGGTGAGGCGAGCGCGGCGGTGATGCGGCGGAAGTACAACAAGCTGCTGGCCAACCTGGGTAACGCCCTCGAGGCCGTCACCGGGCCGATCGATTCCGACGAGGCGCTCGCTCTCCTGGAGCACGCCCGGGCCGAAGGTGCGGCCGCTCTGGACGCGGCCGGGATCGATCACGTCGGACCGCAGGAGGAGGCGGCCACACGCCGCCGGTTGACCACGGCCGAGATCCCGGGCGAACCCCGCGGCGGCGGGTCCACCTGGCAGAGCCTGAGCCGGGGCACCGGCCGCGTCGAGGTGGACTACCTGGCCGGCGAGATCGTGCTGCTGGGTCGCCTTCACGGGGTACCGACCCCGGTCAACGAGTTGCTCCAGCGGTTGGCGAACGAACTGGCCCGTTCCGGCCGACCGCCCGGATCGGTGACCGTCGAGCAGGTACGGGAGTTGCTCGCCCGGCCGTGAGCGGCCTCACAGCGGACCGGTGCACCGCCCATTGACCATGTCGTTAGCATCAGTAACGACCGAGAGGGGCTTCCGTGACCGCCACCACCACCCACGAACGCCGCGTGGCGCTCACCGTCACCACGGTGGGCATCCTTGCCGCGATGCTGAATTCATCCATCCTGCTGATCTCACTGCCGGCCATCTTCGCCGGTCTCGGCCTGGATCCGCTGGCCGCGCAGAACATCAGCTACCTGCTGTGGATGCTGATGGGCTACATGCTGGTCACCGCGGTGCTGGTGGTCACCTTCGGCCGGCTCGGTGACCAGTACGGCCGGGCCCGGCTGTTCAATCTCGGATTCGCCATCTTCACGGTCGGATCCATCGCCTGCGCCCTCG
This window of the Nakamurella panacisegetis genome carries:
- a CDS encoding ketopantoate reductase family protein; this translates as MRYIVIGAGAVGGAIGAALFGAGRDVVLVARGEHRAALAAGGLTFVTPRGTSVLPIPVVGGPDELRLTEADVLILAVKVQDSVAALDLWSDQPVGVRTAGAALPLFCAQNGVEGERLALRRFARVYGVCVMLPATHLAPGRISAIGDPLTGVLTVGRYPAGTDELVDRLCADLETGGIGGEASAAVMRRKYNKLLANLGNALEAVTGPIDSDEALALLEHARAEGAAALDAAGIDHVGPQEEAATRRRLTTAEIPGEPRGGGSTWQSLSRGTGRVEVDYLAGEIVLLGRLHGVPTPVNELLQRLANELARSGRPPGSVTVEQVRELLARP
- the dhaL gene encoding dihydroxyacetone kinase subunit DhaL; amino-acid sequence: MGYDAESLVAAIRALGAVIAQRRTELTQLDQEIGDGDHGENLARGFSAVLTKLRSTEPETPAKVMALVATTLISTVGGASGPLFGTAFLRGSTVLGGAAELDGALVAAGLVAARDGVVARGKAELGDKTMVDALSPAADAATKAAEAGADVAGVLAAAAEAAAAGAAATAPLQARKGRASYLGERSIGHVDPGAQSTAYILESLAASAASHATGTAV
- the ddaH gene encoding dimethylargininase; translation: MPFDAAPDMSRRALIRRPSPRLAQGLVTHIDRSPIDIDLAGAQWQGYVDALTGNGWHTIEVDPAFDCPDSVFVEDAAVMFGGTAVITNPGADERKPETAGTAAALRDLGYPVRTMTAGSLDGGDVLKIGSTVYVGRGGRTDAAGIAEFRAILEPLGGNVIAVPLTKALHLKSAVTALPDGTVIGYPPVVDDPSFYPHFRPMPEEGGAHVVDLGQGRLLMAASAPRSADLIADLGYTPVVVDISEFEKMEGCVTCLSVRLRSAPSGS
- the dhaK gene encoding dihydroxyacetone kinase subunit DhaK, producing MKKIINDPATVVDEALDGVAAAHADLLTLHRNPTYVTRAGAPIAGKVALVSGGGSGHEPLHVGYVGEGMLDAAVPGAVFTSPTPDQILDATKAVDGGAGVLHIVKNYTGDVLNFEMAAELAEAEGLRVSAVVVDDDVAVQDSTWTAGRRGVGGTVLLEKIAGAAAARGDDLDAVTAIAQRVNSQVRSMGMALRACTVPHSGEPSFNLAEDEMEIGIGIHGEPGRETRKLAPADEIVEILLSTIVEDLPFASGDRTLLFVNGMGGTPEVELYLAYNSARKYLHGKGIEVERSLVGNYITALEMQGMSITLLKLDDEFVELWDAPVHTVALRRGL